From a single Lactococcus allomyrinae genomic region:
- a CDS encoding HIT family protein produces MGIVQELQEQGICPTCYNFEHGGVYSNFTERLIFEDEWLYCFLEERPRAKGHTIILVKAHYDDMATLPDELCAHVFIIAKKLMNVLKTELKAERVYLCSMCDGKANHFHAQLLPRYAGEKIGSTNFVKERQTYDENNVPIERLRGAMKEGASNE; encoded by the coding sequence ATGGGAATCGTGCAAGAATTGCAGGAGCAAGGGATTTGCCCAACTTGTTATAATTTTGAACATGGTGGCGTATATTCCAATTTTACAGAGCGTCTGATTTTTGAGGATGAATGGCTTTATTGTTTTTTAGAAGAAAGACCTCGTGCGAAAGGTCATACAATTATTCTTGTTAAGGCGCATTATGACGATATGGCAACTTTGCCCGATGAACTTTGTGCACACGTTTTTATCATTGCTAAAAAATTGATGAATGTGTTGAAAACGGAGCTAAAGGCAGAGCGCGTGTATCTTTGTAGTATGTGCGACGGAAAAGCCAATCATTTTCATGCGCAGCTCCTCCCACGCTATGCTGGCGAAAAAATTGGTTCAACAAATTTTGTAAAAGAACGACAAACTTATGATGAAAATAATGTTCCTATTGAGCGATTGAGAGGAGCGATGAAAGAAGGAGCAAGTAATGAATGA
- a CDS encoding BsuBI/PstI family type II restriction endonuclease: MKKIEEAKLILQEIGMPKKQQTDLCGYTLIAMSSVSEEDTWNSSKNDWIRIHDIIQFLNEKYDIIYAENSRETFRKQAIHHFRNAAIIEDNGKATNSPNYRYRLTEEALALIKSFKKDSWDSSLIEFKNEHGTLIDKYASKKRMEKMPVKINGENFLFSPGRHNELQKYIIEEFAPRFAPGSECLYVGDTIKKDLVNNIETLKKLGFTITKHDKMPDVVLYSEEKNWIYFIESVTSVGPMDPKRILEITQMTRNVKAGKVFVTAFLDFTTYKKFATTIAWETEVWISAMPDHMIHLNGDRFLGPR, from the coding sequence ATGAAAAAAATTGAAGAAGCAAAGTTGATATTACAAGAAATCGGTATGCCAAAGAAACAACAAACTGATTTATGTGGTTATACTCTTATTGCTATGAGCTCTGTTAGTGAAGAGGATACTTGGAATTCAAGCAAGAATGATTGGATTAGAATTCACGATATTATTCAATTCCTAAATGAAAAATATGACATAATATATGCGGAAAATTCTAGGGAAACTTTTAGAAAACAGGCTATTCATCATTTTAGAAATGCTGCAATAATTGAAGATAATGGAAAAGCAACTAATTCACCAAATTATAGATATAGACTAACCGAGGAAGCTCTAGCTCTGATAAAATCATTTAAAAAGGATTCCTGGGATAGTTCTTTAATTGAATTTAAAAATGAACACGGAACTTTAATTGATAAATACGCATCTAAGAAAAGAATGGAGAAGATGCCCGTAAAAATTAATGGTGAGAATTTTCTTTTTTCTCCAGGTAGACACAATGAACTCCAAAAATATATTATTGAGGAATTTGCACCTAGATTTGCTCCAGGATCTGAATGTCTATATGTTGGGGATACTATAAAGAAAGATTTAGTAAATAATATTGAAACATTAAAAAAACTTGGATTTACAATTACTAAACATGACAAAATGCCTGACGTTGTACTATATAGTGAAGAAAAAAATTGGATATACTTTATTGAATCAGTTACTAGTGTGGGGCCAATGGACCCTAAGAGAATTTTAGAGATTACTCAGATGACTAGAAATGTAAAAGCTGGAAAAGTATTTGTCACTGCATTTCTTGATTTTACAACTTACAAAAAATTTGCTACAACAATTGCGTGGGAAACAGAAGTATGGATATCGGCAATGCCAGATCATATGATACATTTGAACGGTGATAGATTTTTAGGACCAAGATAA
- a CDS encoding GNAT family N-acetyltransferase, which yields MNDSKIILAEHETFETNRLILRKISLADAEDMFEFTSDPEVARYVTYPPHENLDITKDGIVNYFIPNRLENWGIVDKATNKVIGTIALWIKGDSGTFGWALNRNYWGKGLMPEAASVLRDFAFNTLKLNVIIADHYAVNQKSGRVMEKVGMHKIGRIWIYMKKEEKSVLADYWALTRAEYLDEVKDGNYKISEG from the coding sequence ATGAATGATAGTAAAATTATTTTAGCAGAGCACGAGACTTTTGAAACGAATCGACTCATTTTGCGAAAAATTTCTTTGGCGGATGCTGAGGATATGTTTGAGTTTACAAGTGACCCAGAGGTAGCGCGCTATGTCACTTATCCGCCACATGAAAACTTGGACATAACGAAAGATGGAATTGTGAATTACTTTATTCCCAATCGTTTAGAAAACTGGGGAATTGTTGACAAAGCGACAAATAAGGTCATTGGAACAATCGCTCTCTGGATAAAGGGAGATTCTGGTACTTTTGGTTGGGCTTTAAATCGAAATTACTGGGGGAAAGGTTTGATGCCTGAAGCGGCAAGTGTTTTGCGTGATTTTGCCTTTAATACACTTAAATTAAACGTGATTATTGCCGACCATTATGCTGTGAATCAGAAGTCTGGACGAGTGATGGAAAAAGTGGGGATGCATAAAATTGGACGGATTTGGATTTATATGAAAAAAGAAGAAAAATCTGTGCTGGCGGATTATTGGGCATTGACACGTGCTGAATATTTGGATGAGGTAAAGGATGGAAATTATAAAATATCGGAGGGCTGA
- the trpE gene encoding anthranilate synthase component I codes for MRIIKEIPADTLTPISVYLRLKGKNKVILESIPRENDQSRFSIIALNPVKQVKFTDEVLTVNDEVVSTDKPLKFVEKLVCLADRNDEDNLPFTSGAIGYAGFDTYGLFENIQPELSDEIGTPDLYFMLYENAIVFDHKREKLILIEDNIYSHRAEAALQTALTEKIEVLSVLTEAEKRIPKLSKMNFTSNTTKEAFKEKVEAAKALIKNGDMFQIVLSQRLSADFTENPFDYYRQLRVENPSSYMYFLEFDDFHVIGSSPERLVAVHGNQVSTNPIAGTRKRGAEEFEDQRLIEELENDEKEIAEHKMLVDLGRNDIGKLSEYGSISVPVFMKVEKYRYVMHITSEVKGQLRPEFSAMDALLATLPAGTLSGAPKHRAYQRIYEFEQDKRGIYGGAIGYLTKNGNCDFAIAIRTMILKNKKAYVQAGAGIVYDSVPELEYQETLNKARGLLEIGE; via the coding sequence ATGAGAATAATAAAAGAAATCCCAGCAGACACATTGACACCCATTTCAGTATATCTTCGTTTGAAGGGGAAAAATAAGGTGATTTTGGAGTCGATTCCAAGAGAAAATGACCAGTCACGTTTTTCAATCATTGCTTTAAATCCTGTTAAACAGGTGAAGTTTACTGACGAAGTTTTGACAGTGAATGATGAAGTTGTCAGTACTGACAAGCCTTTGAAGTTTGTTGAAAAGTTAGTTTGTCTTGCTGACAGAAATGATGAAGACAATTTACCTTTTACGAGCGGTGCGATTGGCTACGCAGGATTTGACACTTACGGTCTCTTTGAGAACATTCAGCCAGAGCTGAGTGATGAGATCGGCACGCCAGACTTATATTTTATGCTTTATGAAAATGCGATTGTCTTTGACCACAAGCGCGAAAAATTGATCCTGATTGAAGATAACATTTACAGTCACAGAGCAGAAGCAGCACTCCAAACAGCGCTGACAGAAAAAATCGAGGTGCTGTCAGTGCTGACAGAAGCAGAAAAACGAATTCCGAAACTTTCAAAAATGAATTTCACAAGTAACACGACAAAGGAGGCGTTCAAGGAAAAAGTTGAGGCAGCCAAAGCTTTAATCAAGAATGGCGATATGTTCCAAATCGTTTTGTCACAACGATTGAGTGCAGATTTCACAGAAAATCCTTTTGATTATTACCGTCAGTTGCGCGTGGAAAATCCGTCATCTTATATGTATTTTCTTGAATTTGACGATTTTCACGTGATTGGCTCATCGCCTGAGCGGCTGGTTGCAGTGCATGGCAATCAAGTCTCAACCAACCCAATCGCAGGAACGAGAAAACGTGGCGCAGAGGAGTTTGAGGATCAACGACTCATTGAAGAATTGGAAAATGACGAAAAAGAAATCGCTGAGCATAAAATGCTGGTTGACCTTGGACGAAACGACATCGGAAAGCTGTCAGAGTACGGTTCAATCAGTGTTCCAGTCTTTATGAAAGTAGAAAAATATCGCTATGTCATGCACATCACAAGTGAGGTAAAAGGTCAATTACGTCCAGAATTTAGCGCAATGGACGCCCTGCTTGCGACTTTGCCTGCTGGCACTCTGTCAGGTGCTCCAAAACACCGTGCTTATCAGCGCATTTACGAATTTGAGCAAGACAAGCGTGGGATTTACGGTGGTGCGATTGGTTATTTGACGAAAAACGGAAACTGTGATTTTGCGATTGCCATTCGGACGATGATTTTGAAAAACAAAAAAGCCTATGTGCAAGCAGGCGCAGGTATTGTTTACGACTCTGTGCCAGAATTGGAATATCAAGAAACATTGAACAAGGCACGGGGATTGTTGGAGATTGGGGAATAG
- a CDS encoding cystathionine gamma-synthase, producing the protein MANLKTKVIHGGISTDSTTGAVSVPIYQTSTYKQNALGQPKEYEYSRSGNPTRHALETLIAELEGGVKGFAFSSGLAGIHAVLSMFSAGDHLILADDVYGGTFRLLDKVLVRSGITYDLIDLSVPASLEAAFKPETKAVYFETPSNPLLKVLDIKEIARIAKAHHSLTLVDNTFATPYLQRPLELGADVVLHSATKYLGGHSDVVAGLVTTNSENLAEKIGFLQNSIGAVLGPQDSWLIQRGIKTLALRMDAHSKSAEKVAKFLEESEAVAKVYYPGLPSHKGYEIAQSQMDAFGGMLSFELVDESKVKPFVESLHYFTLAESLGGVESLIEVPAIMTHASIPKEVRELAGIRDGLIRVSVGIEDIDDLVGDLNRAIHLIGA; encoded by the coding sequence ATGGCAAATTTAAAAACAAAAGTAATCCATGGCGGTATATCAACAGATAGTACAACAGGAGCAGTATCTGTTCCTATCTACCAAACTTCAACTTATAAGCAAAATGCTTTAGGTCAGCCCAAAGAATACGAATATTCACGTTCAGGAAATCCTACGCGCCATGCTCTTGAAACTTTGATTGCAGAGCTTGAAGGTGGAGTGAAAGGATTTGCATTTAGTTCGGGACTTGCAGGAATCCATGCTGTACTCTCAATGTTTTCTGCTGGAGACCATCTTATTTTAGCTGATGATGTATATGGTGGAACTTTCCGCTTACTTGACAAAGTGTTAGTACGCAGTGGCATCACTTATGATTTAATTGATTTGAGTGTACCAGCAAGTTTAGAGGCTGCTTTTAAGCCTGAAACAAAAGCAGTTTACTTTGAAACACCTTCAAATCCTTTACTGAAAGTCCTTGATATTAAAGAAATTGCTCGTATTGCTAAAGCCCATCATTCACTCACTTTGGTTGACAATACTTTCGCAACTCCTTATTTACAGCGACCATTAGAATTAGGTGCAGATGTTGTGTTGCATTCTGCTACTAAATATCTTGGTGGTCATTCTGATGTGGTAGCAGGATTAGTAACAACAAATTCGGAAAACTTGGCAGAAAAAATTGGTTTTTTACAAAACTCAATTGGAGCAGTGCTTGGTCCACAAGACAGCTGGTTGATTCAACGTGGAATTAAGACACTTGCACTTCGGATGGATGCTCATAGCAAGAGTGCAGAAAAAGTTGCAAAATTTTTAGAGGAATCAGAAGCGGTAGCCAAAGTTTATTATCCAGGGTTGCCAAGCCATAAAGGTTATGAGATTGCACAATCTCAAATGGATGCTTTTGGTGGAATGCTTTCTTTTGAATTGGTTGATGAGTCAAAAGTAAAACCATTCGTCGAAAGTTTACACTATTTTACTCTTGCAGAGTCACTTGGTGGAGTGGAAAGTTTGATTGAAGTGCCAGCCATAATGACTCATGCATCAATTCCCAAAGAAGTTCGTGAACTAGCTGGTATTAGGGATGGTTTGATTCGTGTTTCTGTAGGCATTGAAGATATAGATGACCTTGTTGGTGATTTGAATCGTGCCATTCATTTAATCGGAGCATGA
- a CDS encoding aminodeoxychorismate/anthranilate synthase component II, whose translation MILIIDNYDSFTYNLAQYVGSLTDVQVLRNDDARLYDVAEQADGLIFSPGPGWPADAGKMEQMIADFAGKKPVLGICLGFQAIVESFGGNLRLAHAVKHGKNSQVRQTSGNLLFSNLPSKFSVMRYHSIVMDENVALPDFAITALAIDDGEIMAIENEKLGIYGLQFHPESIGTLDGMTMIENFVKKMG comes from the coding sequence GTGATTTTAATAATTGACAACTATGATAGTTTCACCTACAATCTCGCCCAGTATGTCGGTAGTTTGACCGATGTGCAGGTGTTGCGCAATGATGATGCCCGGCTTTACGATGTCGCAGAGCAGGCTGACGGATTGATTTTTTCACCAGGACCAGGTTGGCCAGCTGATGCGGGGAAGATGGAGCAGATGATTGCGGATTTTGCGGGTAAAAAACCAGTTTTGGGCATTTGTCTCGGTTTTCAAGCCATTGTCGAGAGCTTTGGTGGAAACTTACGCTTGGCACACGCGGTCAAGCATGGCAAAAATTCGCAAGTCCGTCAGACTTCAGGAAACTTGCTTTTTAGTAATCTCCCCAGCAAATTTTCAGTCATGCGCTATCATTCGATTGTGATGGACGAAAATGTTGCGCTGCCTGATTTTGCGATTACCGCACTTGCCATAGATGACGGCGAAATTATGGCGATTGAAAACGAGAAGTTGGGCATTTATGGCCTTCAATTTCACCCTGAAAGTATTGGTACGCTTGATGGTATGACGATGATTGAGAATTTTGTGAAAAAAATGGGATGA
- a CDS encoding GNAT family N-acetyltransferase, whose protein sequence is MEIIKYRRADEAHYAETLALRDKILRQPFGVTIYDENLDYEVENIFLGAFENDELIGTVNYFEKTSKTAQLCAFAVKSDRQKSGVGSQLVQALFTDLLAQNFEKCIVEARGTAVGFYKKMGFVLTSSAFKNERLGHEDFMMAIEL, encoded by the coding sequence ATGGAAATTATAAAATATCGGAGGGCTGATGAAGCGCATTATGCTGAAACGCTTGCTTTGCGGGATAAGATTTTGCGTCAGCCCTTTGGTGTGACGATTTATGATGAGAATCTGGATTATGAAGTTGAAAATATTTTCTTAGGTGCTTTTGAAAATGATGAGCTGATTGGCACGGTCAATTATTTTGAGAAAACATCGAAAACAGCTCAACTTTGTGCTTTTGCTGTCAAATCTGACCGACAAAAATCAGGGGTTGGTAGTCAATTGGTTCAGGCGTTATTTACTGATTTACTTGCGCAAAATTTTGAAAAATGTATCGTGGAAGCGCGGGGGACAGCAGTTGGATTTTACAAGAAAATGGGTTTTGTGTTAACGAGTAGCGCCTTTAAAAATGAGCGTTTGGGGCACGAGGATTTTATGATGGCGATTGAGCTATGA
- the psiE gene encoding phosphate-starvation-inducible protein PsiE, which produces MKKFFDHIDEKMVKFLSRISFLSLMVVGLVIVFFLFREIYSMITMAFQADSSTHYYEVLQSILSFFIFFEFLTLIITSIRNKGHVSLIFLLSLGITSLIRVLLTYHDQLIGLIAISSSILLLIIGVVVLKRFIFTEDKNEEHL; this is translated from the coding sequence GTGAAAAAATTTTTTGACCATATTGATGAGAAAATGGTGAAATTTTTGTCAAGAATTAGTTTCTTGTCATTGATGGTTGTGGGACTTGTTATTGTATTTTTTCTTTTTAGGGAAATCTACAGTATGATAACAATGGCGTTTCAGGCTGATTCATCAACACATTATTATGAAGTTTTACAAAGTATTCTTTCTTTCTTTATTTTCTTTGAGTTTTTAACATTGATCATTACATCAATTCGAAATAAAGGCCATGTTTCACTTATTTTCTTATTATCCCTAGGAATTACTTCTTTAATCCGAGTATTATTGACCTACCATGACCAACTGATTGGCTTGATTGCAATATCTAGTAGTATTTTGTTGCTAATCATTGGTGTGGTTGTATTGAAAAGGTTTATTTTTACAGAAGATAAAAACGAAGAACATTTATAG
- a CDS encoding GNAT family N-acetyltransferase, with amino-acid sequence MKIIKAISEQLIIKELAQAEFEQAYPLVHQLRQDLPLTDFLSVTAQMQDYRVFVLTVADKIIAYAGFAEQLNLYEGRHIFVYELVTDVALRGQGYGKILLSALTEEGKRLGCEMLVLTSGLQRVDAHRFYEEKMKLMRTSFVFRKEL; translated from the coding sequence ATGAAAATAATCAAAGCAATTTCTGAGCAACTTATCATAAAAGAGCTGGCGCAGGCAGAATTTGAGCAGGCATATCCCCTTGTTCATCAGTTACGGCAGGATTTACCACTGACAGATTTTCTGTCAGTAACCGCACAAATGCAAGACTACCGCGTTTTCGTGCTGACCGTTGCTGACAAAATCATCGCCTACGCAGGTTTCGCTGAACAACTCAACCTCTATGAGGGGCGGCACATTTTCGTGTACGAGCTGGTCACGGACGTTGCGCTCAGAGGTCAAGGTTACGGCAAAATACTTCTGTCAGCACTGACAGAAGAAGGAAAACGTCTGGGCTGTGAAATGTTGGTTTTGACCTCAGGGCTGCAACGTGTGGACGCCCATCGTTTTTACGAAGAAAAGATGAAACTGATGCGGACGAGTTTTGTGTTTCGCAAGGAGCTATGA
- a CDS encoding VOC family protein — translation MINHFGIAVKDCMRSKKFYDAALKPLGYKIHRTGTRETGYTDGISQDPFGDFCFFEGEPYPFHYAFEVKSNEAVDEFYKEAIENGGVDNGAPGYRKDYHENYYAAFIIDPDGYRIEAVCHNGQEHGLDRNFLTEIK, via the coding sequence ATGATTAATCACTTCGGTATTGCAGTTAAGGATTGTATGCGTTCAAAAAAGTTTTATGACGCAGCGCTTAAACCGCTTGGTTACAAGATTCATCGCACAGGTACTAGAGAAACTGGCTATACAGATGGTATTTCGCAGGATCCTTTTGGTGATTTTTGTTTTTTTGAAGGAGAACCATATCCTTTTCATTATGCTTTTGAAGTAAAAAGTAATGAAGCAGTTGACGAATTTTATAAGGAAGCAATTGAAAATGGGGGAGTAGATAATGGTGCTCCTGGATACCGTAAAGACTATCACGAAAATTATTATGCTGCTTTTATCATTGACCCTGATGGCTATCGAATTGAAGCCGTTTGTCACAATGGGCAAGAACATGGACTAGACAGAAATTTTTTAACAGAGATAAAATAA
- a CDS encoding VC0807 family protein, whose product MLPKIKAFIQPKMLVGILINWIIPIILVALLKMLHFSDASALLLSALIPVIYTLEESIRKHKLDPMGSISVIAFAISLLVAFFSHGNGLLIKIFVPSIYLIIGLILIGSFLVKKPFLMKLITKANRTLATRAHAHPEWVKRIDTLGTLIFGVILVVHSALQIWLAFNTSTVTYVWGGRLLTLATMVICGLAAFITMRHNKRTLSK is encoded by the coding sequence ATGTTACCCAAAATTAAAGCCTTTATTCAGCCAAAAATGCTTGTCGGAATTCTCATTAACTGGATTATTCCAATTATTCTCGTTGCTCTTCTCAAAATGCTACATTTTTCTGATGCGAGCGCCTTGTTATTATCTGCACTTATCCCCGTAATTTACACATTGGAAGAAAGTATTCGCAAGCACAAGCTCGATCCAATGGGATCTATTAGTGTCATTGCTTTTGCAATCAGCTTACTTGTCGCCTTTTTCTCACATGGAAATGGCTTGCTCATCAAGATTTTTGTACCTTCGATTTATCTTATAATTGGTCTTATTTTGATTGGCTCTTTTTTGGTCAAGAAGCCTTTTCTCATGAAGCTCATCACGAAAGCCAATCGCACGCTCGCTACACGAGCCCATGCGCACCCTGAATGGGTAAAGCGCATTGATACGTTAGGCACGCTGATTTTCGGCGTAATCTTGGTAGTTCATTCTGCCTTGCAAATTTGGCTGGCTTTTAACACTTCTACCGTCACCTATGTCTGGGGTGGAAGACTGCTGACACTTGCGACTATGGTCATTTGCGGACTGGCTGCTTTTATCACTATGCGCCACAATAAACGAACATTGAGCAAATAA
- the cysK gene encoding cysteine synthase A, with protein MYKIVGNIVELIGETPIVKLKNTPKGSADVYVKLDFFNPGGSVKDRIALNMIRQAQMDGRLREGGTIVEPTSGNTGIGLALVGAALGYKVVIIMPDNYSIERRKLIQAYGAELILTPASEGIKAAIDLGKHLVKEKGWFMPMQFENSANITAHEQTTAPEILAAFGNQGLDAFVAGAGTGGTISGVSHGLKRINSKIKTFVVEPAESPVLSGGKSGQHGIQGIGVPFASLNLDNEAYDDIIDVTTDEAIMTAREVGRNEGFLIGFSSGAAICAAYKVAKKLGVGKRVLALCADNGERYLSTELYDF; from the coding sequence ATGTATAAAATTGTTGGAAATATTGTTGAACTCATCGGTGAAACGCCAATTGTAAAACTAAAAAATACTCCAAAAGGGAGCGCGGATGTTTATGTTAAATTAGATTTTTTTAATCCTGGAGGTTCGGTAAAGGATCGAATTGCCTTAAACATGATTCGGCAAGCACAGATGGATGGGCGTCTGAGAGAAGGAGGAACAATCGTTGAGCCGACTTCTGGAAATACAGGGATAGGACTTGCTCTTGTCGGCGCAGCTTTAGGTTATAAAGTTGTGATTATTATGCCTGATAATTATTCTATTGAGCGACGTAAACTTATTCAAGCCTATGGTGCGGAGTTAATTTTAACTCCTGCATCTGAAGGAATCAAGGCTGCAATTGATTTGGGAAAACATCTGGTCAAAGAGAAGGGATGGTTTATGCCAATGCAATTTGAGAATTCAGCTAATATTACTGCACATGAACAAACGACAGCTCCTGAAATTTTAGCGGCTTTTGGAAATCAAGGATTGGATGCTTTTGTGGCAGGCGCAGGTACTGGGGGAACAATATCAGGAGTTTCACATGGGTTAAAGAGAATAAATTCAAAGATAAAAACCTTTGTGGTTGAACCTGCTGAATCTCCGGTCTTATCTGGTGGAAAAAGCGGACAGCATGGAATTCAAGGAATTGGAGTTCCCTTCGCATCTTTAAATTTAGATAACGAGGCTTATGATGATATAATAGATGTAACGACTGATGAGGCAATTATGACCGCTCGGGAAGTTGGACGAAATGAAGGATTTTTAATTGGTTTTTCTTCAGGTGCAGCAATTTGCGCAGCATACAAGGTGGCCAAAAAACTTGGAGTTGGTAAAAGAGTTTTAGCACTTTGTGCAGATAATGGTGAGCGCTATTTATCGACAGAGCTCTATGATTTTTGA
- a CDS encoding DUF3977 family protein, with protein MNKIFIEIGFDLDNNRFGFGRSVEIEHADGTEKRLKISVKPDKLVSRYVRIWLGKTVLIFDSQSPHFSVRKKTRRNFKFVIGKWGEKG; from the coding sequence ATGAATAAAATTTTCATAGAAATCGGTTTTGACCTTGACAATAATCGTTTTGGTTTTGGACGTAGCGTAGAAATTGAACATGCTGATGGCACGGAGAAACGGCTCAAAATTTCGGTCAAACCTGATAAACTTGTCTCACGTTATGTTAGAATTTGGTTAGGGAAAACTGTCTTGATTTTTGATAGTCAAAGTCCGCATTTTTCGGTCAGAAAGAAAACACGTCGAAATTTTAAGTTTGTGATTGGAAAGTGGGGAGAAAAAGGATGA
- a CDS encoding N-6 DNA methylase, translating into MLEYIINDTLTYIEKQSKTERKKIGQFFTSKKTAEYMASLFDITNFGNKTSISILDPGAGSGILTAALIERLESECTLNKVYITCYENNLDIINILVENLEFIKNKSTIEIDYTIFRDNYLVSQGLAFEAGTP; encoded by the coding sequence ATGTTAGAATATATTATTAATGATACGCTCACATATATTGAGAAACAAAGTAAAACGGAAAGAAAAAAGATTGGACAATTTTTTACTTCAAAAAAAACAGCAGAATATATGGCTAGTTTGTTTGATATTACTAATTTCGGTAACAAAACTTCCATAAGTATTTTAGATCCAGGCGCTGGTTCTGGTATTCTAACTGCTGCATTGATTGAAAGGTTAGAAAGCGAATGTACACTTAATAAAGTTTATATAACTTGTTATGAAAACAATCTTGACATTATTAATATATTGGTAGAAAATTTAGAATTCATAAAAAATAAATCCACAATTGAAATAGATTATACGATTTTTAGAGATAATTATTTGGTTAGCCAGGGACTCGCCTTTGAAGCTGGCACCCCCTAG
- a CDS encoding Eco57I restriction-modification methylase domain-containing protein has translation MSKNSPEAMSMPSVCYGAPNLYFLFASMSLFNLKTNGQMVYIMPRSWTSGSYFKKFRDYFLSNGKLRNIHLFASRDKVFDNETVLQETIIIRVEKTDADYPFISITTSKDSTEFDTIQNIEVPYKIAVSGDEKYVYLVTNNEELEVLSKIDKFDCTLLDLNLKMKTGITVDFRNREFLRDESGDGIIPLFYSQHIKEGLVQFPIGKDYEYVVDSKTGLIQENKNYLFVKRFTSKDEKRRLQCGIYLSKNFPEYSHISTQNKLNFIDSVNNLIIDESLVFGLYVVFNSTIYDRYYRILNGSTQVNSTEINSIPMPKINILKYLGEKLILSNVFSVEMCDIILGEVMK, from the coding sequence ATTTCTAAAAATTCACCAGAAGCGATGTCAATGCCTAGTGTATGTTACGGTGCTCCAAATCTATACTTTCTTTTCGCAAGTATGAGCTTATTTAATCTAAAAACAAATGGTCAGATGGTTTATATTATGCCTAGATCGTGGACTTCTGGCTCCTATTTTAAGAAATTTAGAGATTATTTCTTATCAAATGGAAAATTGCGGAACATCCATCTTTTTGCTAGTAGAGATAAAGTATTTGATAATGAAACTGTCCTTCAAGAAACTATAATTATTAGAGTTGAAAAAACAGACGCAGATTATCCGTTCATATCAATAACTACCTCAAAAGACAGCACTGAATTTGATACTATCCAAAATATCGAAGTTCCTTATAAAATAGCTGTATCTGGAGATGAAAAGTATGTTTACTTGGTTACTAATAACGAAGAACTAGAGGTGTTAAGTAAAATAGACAAATTTGACTGCACTCTTCTTGATTTGAACTTAAAGATGAAAACAGGTATCACAGTTGACTTTAGGAATAGAGAGTTTTTGAGAGATGAATCTGGAGATGGCATTATTCCATTATTCTATTCCCAGCATATTAAAGAAGGTCTAGTTCAATTTCCTATAGGTAAAGATTATGAATATGTAGTGGATAGCAAGACAGGGTTAATTCAGGAAAATAAGAACTATTTGTTTGTTAAAAGATTTACCTCTAAAGATGAAAAAAGAAGGCTCCAATGTGGGATATATTTATCTAAAAATTTTCCAGAGTATAGCCATATTAGTACACAAAACAAATTAAATTTTATTGACTCAGTTAATAACTTGATTATTGATGAATCTTTGGTTTTTGGGCTGTACGTGGTATTTAATTCTACCATTTACGATAGATATTACAGAATCTTAAATGGATCAACTCAGGTCAATAGCACGGAAATAAATAGCATACCTATGCCCAAAATTAATATTTTAAAATATTTAGGAGAAAAGTTGATATTGTCTAATGTTTTTTCTGTAGAAATGTGCGATATTATATTAGGAGAGGTTATGAAATGA